In Candidatus Kaistella beijingensis, a genomic segment contains:
- a CDS encoding RNA-binding domain-containing protein, protein MINELVKQPKESEWVEFKLNFHSAEEIGETISAISNGACIHNQKYGYLVFGIEDETQKIIGTTFKAKIHKKGNEDLEHWLLTRLNPKIDFEIFEFNYDENRKICVFIIPATVNQPVEFLHKSYVRINSITRKLSEFPQKQAKIWKKEMVAFEKEIAKKNLNISDITKYLSTETYFDLMKIPYPSNQEGVIEKFIEEGLIIKEKTFSITRLGALLFAKNLKDFESVERKSIRVIVYKGKNKVETEREQVGGKGYAIGFEGLVEWINSQLPANEEIGRALRTESRMYPEIAIRELVANALIHQDLTEKGFPMVEIFADRIEISNPGTPLVTPERFIDAYLSRNDKLADLMRRLGFCEEKGSGLDKVIFYNEIYQLPPIQVIVSENRTRVTIYSYKTLNHLDKKEKIRACYQHACLKYVSNEKMTNQSLRERFKIDDHNYSIASRIIRDALEDNVIKEDDPESKSRKFASYLPFWA, encoded by the coding sequence TTGATTAATGAATTAGTTAAACAACCCAAAGAAAGTGAATGGGTTGAGTTTAAACTAAATTTTCATTCTGCCGAAGAAATTGGAGAAACTATTTCTGCTATTTCTAATGGAGCTTGTATTCATAATCAAAAATATGGTTATCTCGTTTTCGGTATTGAGGATGAGACTCAAAAAATTATAGGAACAACATTTAAAGCGAAAATTCATAAAAAAGGAAATGAGGATCTGGAGCATTGGCTGCTAACAAGACTAAATCCAAAAATTGATTTCGAAATTTTTGAATTTAATTATGACGAAAACCGTAAGATATGTGTTTTCATAATTCCTGCAACTGTTAATCAACCTGTGGAATTTTTGCATAAATCTTATGTAAGAATAAATTCTATAACAAGAAAGCTTTCAGAATTTCCGCAAAAGCAGGCAAAAATTTGGAAAAAGGAAATGGTTGCTTTTGAAAAAGAAATAGCCAAGAAAAATTTAAATATTTCCGACATTACAAAATATTTAAGCACTGAAACATACTTCGACTTGATGAAAATTCCATATCCGTCAAATCAGGAAGGAGTTATTGAAAAATTTATTGAAGAGGGTTTGATAATTAAAGAAAAAACTTTTTCAATTACGAGGTTGGGAGCTTTGTTATTTGCAAAGAATCTAAAAGATTTTGAAAGTGTGGAAAGGAAATCGATAAGGGTTATTGTATATAAAGGAAAAAATAAAGTTGAAACAGAGCGTGAACAGGTTGGAGGAAAAGGCTACGCAATTGGTTTTGAGGGTTTAGTAGAATGGATCAACAGTCAGCTTCCTGCTAATGAAGAGATTGGAAGAGCATTAAGAACAGAATCAAGAATGTATCCTGAAATTGCAATAAGAGAACTCGTAGCAAATGCTTTAATCCATCAAGATTTGACAGAAAAAGGATTTCCAATGGTCGAAATTTTTGCCGACAGAATTGAAATTTCAAACCCAGGAACACCTTTAGTTACGCCAGAAAGATTCATCGACGCGTATTTGTCCAGAAATGATAAACTTGCTGATTTAATGCGAAGATTAGGATTTTGTGAAGAAAAAGGAAGTGGTTTAGATAAAGTTATTTTTTACAATGAAATTTATCAATTACCTCCAATTCAGGTTATAGTATCCGAAAATAGGACAAGAGTTACAATTTATTCTTACAAAACACTAAATCATCTTGACAAAAAGGAAAAAATCAGGGCGTGTTATCAACATGCTTGTCTGAAATATGTTTCAAATGAGAAAATGACTAATCAGTCTTTAAGAGAAAGATTTAAAATTGATGATCATAATTATTCTATTGCTTCTAGAATTATACGGGATGCTTTAGAAGATAATGTCATAAAAGAAGATGATCCTGAAAGCAAGTCTAGAAAGTTTGCTAGTTATCTTCCTTTTTGGGCGTAG
- a CDS encoding sigma-54 interaction domain-containing protein has protein sequence MNELQSIKNRFGIIGNYPALNRALEKSIQVAPTDITVLVIGESGTGKEFIPKIIHAESKRKHQPYIVVNCGAIPEGTIDSELFGHEKGAFTGATTTRKGYFEVADGGTIFLDEVGELPLQTQVRLLRVLESGEFMKVGSSQIQKTDVRIVAATNVNMMKAIQEGRFREDLYYRLNTVQIDMPPLRERKGDIHLLFRKFAIDFAEKYRMPEIYLSDDGVDYLENYSFPGNVRQLRNLVEQMTVVEQNREINSTKLSEYIPMNANLPAVVNKNHGSISNSEFNSEREIMYKILFDMRNDLNDLKSLTSELIKNRGNNEFSHQEKNLINRVFTQETASQNPNSLLFFEGNNPAQVHHPTYVSEQNPEYEDVEDIEIEEAKPETLSLQNNERELIVKALEKHRGRRNKAADELGISQRTLYRKIKQYNLEE, from the coding sequence ATGAACGAACTACAATCCATAAAAAACCGCTTCGGAATTATCGGGAATTATCCCGCTTTGAACCGTGCTTTAGAAAAATCCATTCAAGTTGCACCAACCGATATTACCGTTTTAGTTATCGGCGAATCTGGAACAGGAAAAGAATTTATTCCCAAAATTATTCACGCGGAATCGAAAAGAAAACATCAACCTTATATTGTTGTAAACTGCGGTGCAATTCCCGAAGGAACGATAGATTCTGAACTTTTCGGTCACGAAAAAGGCGCTTTTACCGGCGCAACCACCACAAGAAAAGGTTATTTTGAAGTTGCAGACGGTGGAACGATTTTTCTTGATGAAGTTGGCGAACTTCCTTTGCAAACGCAAGTTAGGTTGCTTCGTGTTTTAGAAAGTGGCGAATTTATGAAAGTCGGTTCCTCGCAGATTCAAAAAACGGATGTGAGAATCGTTGCTGCAACGAATGTGAATATGATGAAGGCGATTCAGGAAGGAAGATTTCGTGAAGATTTGTATTATCGCTTGAATACCGTTCAAATCGATATGCCGCCTTTAAGAGAAAGAAAAGGCGATATTCACTTACTTTTTAGGAAATTTGCCATCGATTTTGCGGAAAAATATAGGATGCCCGAAATTTATTTAAGTGATGATGGCGTTGATTATTTAGAAAATTATTCATTTCCCGGAAACGTTCGTCAATTGAGAAATTTGGTGGAACAAATGACGGTTGTGGAACAAAATCGTGAAATTAATTCCACAAAATTATCGGAATATATCCCGATGAATGCAAATCTTCCAGCGGTTGTAAATAAAAATCACGGTTCAATCTCGAATTCAGAATTTAATTCGGAAAGAGAGATTATGTACAAGATTTTGTTCGACATGAGGAACGATTTGAATGATTTAAAATCCTTAACTTCGGAACTGATAAAAAATCGTGGGAATAACGAGTTCAGTCATCAGGAAAAGAATTTGATAAACAGGGTTTTTACGCAGGAAACGGCTTCACAAAATCCAAATTCGCTGCTGTTTTTTGAAGGTAATAATCCGGCTCAAGTTCATCATCCAACTTATGTTTCAGAACAAAATCCTGAATATGAAGATGTGGAAGATATAGAAATTGAGGAAGCAAAACCTGAAACGCTATCGCTTCAAAATAATGAGAGAGAACTGATTGTGAAAGCGTTAGAAAAACACCGAGGTAGAAGAAACAAAGCCGCCGATGAATTGGGAATTTCTCAACGAACGCTTTACAGAAAGATAAAACAGTATAATTTAGAAGAATGA
- a CDS encoding LptE family protein translates to MKSLKSEVRSPKNHLKVLLLGSWLFILGSCYSFTGSSLSPETKTIQINDFPNNAALVNPSLAQQFSTDIQNRFLQRTTLKGTKQNPDILIEGEITDYSITPTTISSAQNAPGGMIQAAQNKLTIAVKVHYENKIEPDKSFDRTYSDEAVFSSDLDINAIEASQVKVVNERIINKIFNDIVANW, encoded by the coding sequence ATGAAAAGTTTGAAGTCCGAAGTCCGAAGTCCGAAGAACCATTTGAAAGTCTTATTACTTGGCTCTTGGCTCTTTATACTTGGCTCTTGTTATTCCTTCACCGGCTCTTCTTTAAGCCCGGAAACCAAAACTATTCAAATCAATGATTTCCCAAATAATGCGGCATTGGTGAATCCAAGTTTGGCGCAACAATTTTCTACGGATATTCAAAATAGGTTTTTGCAGCGAACGACTTTAAAGGGAACCAAACAAAATCCTGATATTTTGATTGAGGGCGAAATCACGGACTATTCAATTACTCCAACCACGATTTCGTCTGCACAAAATGCTCCCGGTGGAATGATTCAAGCCGCACAAAACAAGTTAACCATCGCAGTTAAAGTTCACTACGAAAACAAGATAGAACCCGATAAAAGTTTCGACAGAACCTATTCCGATGAAGCGGTTTTCAGCAGTGATCTGGACATCAATGCTATCGAAGCATCGCAGGTAAAGGTGGTGAACGAAAGAATCATCAACAAAATTTTTAATGATATTGTAGCCAACTGGTAA
- a CDS encoding sulfite exporter TauE/SafE family protein, with the protein MKMDATIIIGLILLGLLAGYLSGLVGIGGGIVMVPVLVLLFGFTQHKAQGTTLALLIIPVGILGVMNYYKTGNVDIKTTLLLCVGFVLGSYLGSKTAITLSQETLRKAFAILMVIVAAKMFFQK; encoded by the coding sequence ATGAAAATGGACGCAACCATCATCATTGGATTGATTCTTCTCGGATTATTGGCAGGTTATTTAAGCGGATTGGTAGGAATCGGCGGCGGAATTGTGATGGTCCCGGTTTTGGTTTTGCTGTTCGGTTTCACGCAGCATAAAGCGCAGGGAACAACTTTGGCGCTTCTGATCATTCCCGTCGGAATTTTAGGCGTGATGAATTACTACAAAACAGGAAACGTCGATATCAAAACTACACTTTTACTTTGTGTCGGATTTGTTTTAGGAAGTTATCTTGGAAGCAAAACCGCGATTACCCTTTCACAAGAAACCTTACGAAAAGCGTTTGCCATCTTAATGGTTATTGTTGCGGCAAAGATGTTTTTTCAAAAGTAA
- a CDS encoding DUF4126 domain-containing protein translates to MLDNIPYLPYAISAFIGIGLAAATGFRVFLPMFAVSLASYMGWIPMNESFQWLSGLPTLITTGIATVVEILAYYIPFVDHILDTMSVPLATVAGSVMFASQFADIGTFPQWALALIAGGGTAAAISSGFAGTRAASTATTGGLGNSVVATTETAGAGIMSFLAIAAPFIAFICAIILLVVVLVLGRKIWKKFRNFNSDRNAKTIDVEVVERKSLE, encoded by the coding sequence ATGTTAGATAACATTCCTTATTTACCTTACGCAATCAGCGCATTTATCGGGATTGGTTTGGCTGCAGCAACTGGTTTCAGAGTTTTTCTGCCGATGTTCGCAGTAAGTCTTGCCTCCTACATGGGTTGGATTCCTATGAACGAAAGTTTTCAGTGGCTTTCCGGACTTCCCACTTTAATTACGACCGGAATTGCGACGGTTGTTGAGATTCTAGCGTATTACATTCCTTTTGTTGACCATATTTTGGACACGATGTCGGTTCCTTTAGCAACAGTTGCGGGTTCCGTAATGTTTGCCAGTCAGTTTGCAGATATCGGAACATTTCCGCAATGGGCTTTAGCATTAATTGCGGGTGGTGGAACTGCAGCTGCAATCAGTTCGGGATTTGCCGGCACAAGAGCGGCTTCTACAGCAACAACGGGCGGTTTGGGGAATTCTGTCGTCGCAACAACGGAAACTGCGGGAGCGGGAATCATGTCATTCCTCGCGATTGCCGCGCCCTTTATTGCCTTTATTTGTGCGATAATTTTGTTGGTTGTCGTTTTGGTTTTAGGGAGGAAAATTTGGAAGAAATTTAGAAATTTTAATTCCGACCGAAATGCAAAAACAATAGATGTAGAAGTCGTTGAAAGGAAATCTTTAGAATAA
- the rnpA gene encoding ribonuclease P protein component: MTNQKYPRKEKLKQKREIDLLFAKGKWNSCGNLRIISIDSEKKPQENFEISNQKAGVSVSKKFFKKAVHRNRIKRLLREAYRLNKEIFADKFGKHSLSMIFWASKNLPQNYDEVERELLKLCESKK; this comes from the coding sequence ATGACCAACCAAAAATATCCACGAAAGGAAAAACTCAAACAAAAGAGAGAAATCGATTTGCTTTTCGCGAAAGGCAAATGGAATTCCTGTGGAAATCTGCGGATTATTTCAATCGATTCAGAGAAAAAACCTCAAGAAAATTTTGAAATTTCAAATCAAAAAGCTGGAGTTTCGGTTTCTAAAAAATTTTTCAAAAAAGCGGTTCACAGAAACAGAATCAAAAGATTGCTGAGAGAAGCTTATCGTTTAAATAAAGAAATTTTTGCTGATAAATTCGGAAAACATTCGTTATCCATGATATTTTGGGCTTCGAAAAATCTTCCGCAAAATTATGACGAAGTGGAAAGAGAATTGCTAAAACTTTGTGAATCAAAAAAATAA
- a CDS encoding tRNA threonylcarbamoyladenosine dehydratase has protein sequence MKKNWLERTELLIKETNLEKLKNANVLVIGLGGVGSFAAEFLARAGVGKMTIVDGDVVDITNINRQLPALHSTIGKLKAEIVGERLLDINPELQLTKINEFLNPENMEDILDSQKFDYVLDCIDSVTPKITLIKSARRKKIKIVSCMGAGGKIDPAKVMVRDLSKTHNCYLAKQVRKRLKKEKINKGVRCVFSNEIQNEESLRMTDGTNFKRSFYGTISFIPAIFGLYAAAEVINYLIKKLEDGSPKSEEN, from the coding sequence ATGAAGAAAAATTGGCTTGAAAGAACCGAATTGCTCATCAAGGAAACAAACCTTGAAAAGCTAAAAAATGCGAATGTTTTAGTGATTGGTTTAGGCGGAGTCGGTTCATTTGCCGCGGAATTTTTAGCAAGAGCAGGAGTAGGAAAAATGACGATTGTAGATGGGGATGTTGTGGATATTACGAATATCAATCGACAACTTCCGGCACTTCATTCCACCATTGGAAAGTTGAAAGCGGAAATTGTTGGGGAAAGACTTTTAGACATCAATCCCGAACTTCAGCTTACTAAAATCAACGAATTTCTCAATCCTGAAAACATGGAGGACATTCTCGATTCGCAAAAGTTCGACTATGTTTTAGACTGTATCGACAGCGTAACTCCGAAGATTACATTGATTAAATCCGCACGAAGAAAAAAAATCAAAATCGTGAGTTGTATGGGAGCAGGTGGAAAAATTGACCCTGCAAAAGTGATGGTTCGAGATTTGAGCAAAACCCACAATTGCTACCTCGCAAAACAAGTGAGGAAACGTTTGAAAAAAGAAAAAATCAACAAGGGAGTTCGCTGTGTTTTCTCGAATGAAATTCAAAATGAGGAAAGCCTGAGAATGACGGATGGAACGAATTTTAAGCGCTCATTTTACGGAACGATAAGTTTTATTCCTGCGATTTTCGGATTGTATGCAGCAGCAGAAGTGATTAATTACTTGATAAAAAAGTTGGAAGACGGAAGTCCGAAGTCGGAAGAAAATTAG
- a CDS encoding TatD family hydrolase, which produces MKFFDFHHHHPKAWFGIYNLKFGEEIPETLFSAGIHPDSIVENMDEHFLWLKEISKNKNCAAIGECGLDGLIQVDEKLQEEVFEKQIFLANEIQKPLIIHCVRRFSQLIPFRKKTKVPMIVHGFNKRKTIGDDLLKHDFYLSFGKSVLQNVNLQDFVRDFPIEKMFLETDSADFDIKDLYEKVAELKNLKLEGFNQKIMKNLHFLNISS; this is translated from the coding sequence ATGAAATTTTTCGATTTCCATCATCACCACCCCAAAGCCTGGTTTGGAATTTACAATCTAAAGTTTGGGGAAGAAATTCCTGAAACTTTATTTTCTGCTGGAATTCACCCTGATTCCATAGTAGAAAATATGGACGAACATTTTTTGTGGTTAAAGGAAATTTCAAAAAATAAAAACTGTGCCGCCATCGGAGAATGCGGTTTAGACGGATTAATTCAAGTGGATGAAAAATTACAGGAAGAAGTTTTTGAGAAGCAGATTTTTTTAGCTAATGAAATCCAAAAACCTTTAATTATCCATTGTGTGAGAAGGTTTTCGCAATTAATTCCTTTTCGAAAAAAAACAAAAGTTCCGATGATTGTGCACGGATTTAACAAAAGAAAAACCATCGGCGACGATTTGCTGAAACACGATTTTTATCTCAGTTTTGGAAAATCTGTTTTGCAAAATGTAAATTTGCAGGATTTTGTGAGGGATTTCCCAATTGAAAAAATGTTTTTGGAAACCGATTCTGCAGATTTTGATATTAAAGATTTGTATGAAAAAGTGGCCGAACTAAAAAACCTAAAACTGGAAGGATTCAATCAAAAAATCATGAAAAACCTTCACTTTTTAAATATTTCATCATAA
- a CDS encoding TetR/AcrR family transcriptional regulator: MKKKFTEKQIHILDVAEKLIAKKGFEGTSVRDISANAKINVAMISYYFGSKEKMMSYLYRYRVQKTRESFAEFAEIIKEGKPEMQMKELIKFVINQLFKFSYFHGFVTQELRHTEHLKDDLLEFYTTFTTKIDEVIKKGVASGVFHNAPKPEDILTLIVGSSLFVIRNKNFYEIYVSGKEENYLQEAEKKILANLLVTVFSVLGYNAD; this comes from the coding sequence ATGAAAAAGAAATTTACCGAAAAGCAAATCCATATATTAGATGTCGCCGAAAAACTTATTGCCAAAAAAGGGTTTGAAGGCACTTCTGTTCGCGATATTTCTGCAAACGCCAAAATCAATGTGGCGATGATTTCTTATTATTTCGGTTCTAAAGAAAAGATGATGTCTTATCTTTATCGATACCGCGTTCAAAAAACAAGGGAAAGTTTTGCTGAATTTGCCGAAATCATCAAAGAAGGAAAACCCGAAATGCAGATGAAAGAGCTCATAAAGTTTGTCATCAACCAACTTTTTAAGTTCAGTTATTTTCATGGATTTGTTACGCAGGAACTTCGTCACACTGAACATTTAAAAGATGATTTGCTTGAATTTTACACCACTTTCACCACAAAAATTGATGAAGTCATTAAAAAGGGTGTTGCTTCGGGGGTTTTTCATAACGCTCCAAAACCTGAAGATATTTTGACTTTGATTGTGGGTTCTTCTCTTTTTGTGATTAGAAATAAGAATTTCTATGAAATTTACGTTTCTGGGAAAGAGGAAAATTACCTTCAGGAAGCGGAGAAAAAAATCCTGGCAAATCTTTTGGTGACCGTTTTTTCTGTTTTGGGTTATAACGCCGATTAA
- the bamD gene encoding outer membrane protein assembly factor BamD, with protein MKRLLLVIFAFFALSACNRQQDLAMKSADKDFILKVANEKFEKKKWKDAIALYERLSNLVAGTDDAANVVYNSAYANYYDKNYKLAGHQFKNFAVTFPQDKRAEDASYMSALCYYQGSMDYNLDQSSTELAINELQNFLNSYPNSEKSKNINELIDELTYKLEFKAYENARQYYKMADYRAASVAFENVLEDFPSTKLREKIYDYMLKSKYELAVNSIYDLKKDRIENAIAFTKQVEREVPNSANAKNATDLRTKLEKEKVSLIELEKKVEARKKELQDKQREAEAKQNQEKDLRDAVKKGEQAARDSAKSATPAPSATFPIRK; from the coding sequence ATGAAAAGACTATTGCTCGTAATTTTCGCATTTTTTGCTTTATCGGCTTGTAACAGACAACAAGATTTGGCGATGAAAAGTGCAGACAAGGACTTTATCCTAAAAGTTGCCAACGAAAAATTTGAAAAGAAAAAATGGAAAGACGCCATCGCGCTTTACGAAAGACTTTCTAATTTGGTAGCCGGAACCGATGACGCGGCAAACGTGGTTTACAATTCAGCTTATGCAAATTATTACGACAAAAACTACAAATTGGCGGGACATCAGTTTAAGAATTTCGCAGTGACTTTTCCTCAAGACAAACGTGCAGAAGACGCTTCATACATGTCGGCTCTTTGCTATTATCAAGGTTCGATGGATTACAATTTGGACCAATCGAGTACAGAATTGGCGATTAACGAGCTGCAAAATTTTCTTAACAGTTATCCGAATTCTGAAAAGTCAAAAAACATTAATGAATTGATTGATGAACTCACTTACAAACTTGAATTCAAAGCATACGAAAACGCTCGGCAATACTACAAGATGGCGGATTACAGAGCAGCAAGTGTCGCCTTTGAAAATGTTTTAGAAGATTTCCCGAGTACAAAACTCCGCGAAAAAATCTACGACTACATGTTGAAGTCTAAATATGAGCTTGCTGTAAACTCAATTTATGATTTAAAGAAAGACCGAATTGAAAATGCAATTGCCTTTACAAAACAGGTTGAAAGAGAAGTTCCAAATTCTGCGAATGCTAAAAATGCAACAGATTTAAGAACGAAATTGGAAAAAGAGAAAGTCAGTTTAATAGAACTTGAAAAGAAAGTAGAAGCGCGTAAAAAAGAGCTTCAGGACAAGCAAAGAGAAGCGGAGGCAAAACAAAATCAGGAAAAAGATTTGCGTGATGCCGTGAAAAAAGGCGAACAAGCAGCAAGAGACAGCGCTAAATCTGCAACTCCAGCACCTTCAGCAACTTTTCCGATTAGAAAATAA
- a CDS encoding DNA-directed RNA polymerase subunit omega: MSVKDSKAELSTITYDRDKIEKNVGSIYEAIVVMGKRAEQINAEIRSELHNKLDEFAVHNSTLEEVFENREQIEISKHYEKLPKPTSIAIQEWLDGEIYFRKTDERN; encoded by the coding sequence ATGAGCGTAAAAGATTCTAAAGCCGAATTAAGTACAATAACTTACGACCGAGATAAAATCGAAAAAAACGTAGGCTCTATCTACGAAGCAATCGTGGTGATGGGAAAAAGAGCAGAACAGATCAATGCAGAAATCCGCTCGGAACTTCACAATAAATTAGATGAATTCGCAGTGCACAACTCAACTCTTGAAGAGGTTTTCGAAAACAGAGAGCAAATTGAGATTTCAAAACATTACGAAAAATTGCCAAAACCAACTTCTATCGCAATCCAGGAATGGTTGGACGGTGAAATCTATTTCAGAAAAACAGACGAAAGAAATTAA
- the coaBC gene encoding bifunctional phosphopantothenoylcysteine decarboxylase/phosphopantothenate--cysteine ligase CoaBC — protein sequence MTLQGKRILICISGGIAAYKINLLIRDLIKKGAEVQVLMTPSAENFVSKLTLSTLSKNPVFLDFYSENGTWNNHVEFALWADLILFAPCTANTLAKMVHGICDNLVIATYMSAKCPVFIAPAMDLDMYQHPSTKQNLELAEDFGHFIIPAESGELASGLFGQGRMAEPDTISEKIEEFFHSNSNKSLMGKTVLITAGPTYEAIDPVRFIGNHSSGKMGFSIAEEAAKRGAKVILISGPSSQKTADPNIEIHRISSAREMFDEVFKHYQNADIAIASAAVADYAPKEVAKEKIKKSEDSLTIELVKNPDILKTMGERKSKQFLVGFALETQNEEENAKGKLEKKNLDMIVLNSLRDEGAGFKIDTNKIKIFTKTRLKEFQLKSKNEVAKDILNFIEAQILK from the coding sequence ATGACACTTCAGGGAAAAAGAATCCTCATCTGCATTTCGGGTGGAATTGCCGCCTACAAAATCAATCTTCTCATTAGGGATTTGATTAAAAAAGGTGCAGAAGTTCAGGTTTTAATGACACCTTCCGCAGAAAATTTTGTTTCTAAACTCACGCTTTCCACGCTTTCAAAAAATCCGGTTTTTTTAGATTTTTATTCAGAAAACGGAACGTGGAACAATCACGTGGAATTTGCACTTTGGGCAGATTTGATTTTGTTTGCGCCCTGTACTGCAAACACTTTGGCGAAAATGGTTCATGGAATTTGCGATAATTTGGTCATTGCAACTTACATGTCGGCAAAATGTCCCGTTTTCATCGCACCTGCAATGGATTTGGATATGTACCAACATCCGTCCACCAAACAAAATTTAGAATTGGCGGAAGATTTTGGGCATTTCATTATTCCGGCAGAATCAGGCGAATTAGCGAGCGGACTTTTCGGGCAGGGAAGAATGGCGGAACCGGATACAATTTCTGAAAAAATTGAGGAATTCTTTCATTCAAATTCTAATAAAAGTTTAATGGGAAAAACGGTATTAATTACAGCGGGACCAACGTATGAAGCCATTGATCCTGTGCGATTTATTGGAAATCATTCTTCCGGAAAAATGGGTTTTTCAATAGCAGAAGAAGCGGCAAAAAGAGGAGCAAAAGTAATTTTGATTTCGGGGCCAAGTTCGCAGAAAACCGCCGATCCAAACATTGAAATTCATCGGATATCTTCTGCAAGGGAAATGTTTGACGAAGTTTTTAAACATTACCAAAATGCAGATATCGCCATTGCAAGTGCCGCAGTTGCAGATTACGCACCGAAAGAAGTTGCCAAAGAGAAAATCAAAAAAAGCGAAGATTCTTTAACTATTGAATTGGTAAAAAATCCCGACATCTTGAAAACGATGGGCGAAAGAAAATCCAAACAATTTTTGGTTGGGTTCGCTTTAGAAACACAAAACGAGGAAGAAAACGCCAAAGGAAAACTGGAGAAGAAAAACCTTGATATGATTGTTCTAAACTCTCTTCGTGATGAAGGTGCAGGTTTTAAAATTGATACCAACAAAATTAAAATCTTCACAAAAACCCGCCTCAAAGAATTTCAACTCAAATCAAAAAATGAAGTGGCAAAAGATATTTTAAACTTCATTGAGGCGCAGATTCTGAAATAA
- the porD gene encoding type IX secretion system protein PorD, with translation MKKLFTIFVLIFSFNLNFSQELLATVQVNAQQLGGSNTQVFKTLEKNLRDFINNTSWTGKKLQNFEKIKCNFALVVNERTGNNFKGSLVVQAVRPVFGTTYETPLMNINDTNFGFEYLENENLTFNERQFSGKNLIDVISYYVYTILGYDGDSFKVQGGQPWFEKAQKISNNSMNQNFAGWSVMEGPKTRGALIDNMMKPEQNTLRNLYYTYHRAGLDNLGKQDQSSGKKIIFDALMQLKAYENNFQMNYPVNVFIDSKKQEIFDIFSTGNNANVNINDLKALFVILSPKDIDSKWNKWK, from the coding sequence ATGAAGAAACTTTTTACGATATTCGTCCTTATTTTTAGTTTTAATCTGAATTTTTCGCAGGAACTTTTAGCGACTGTACAAGTTAATGCACAGCAACTTGGCGGAAGTAACACTCAGGTGTTCAAAACTTTGGAGAAAAACCTTCGCGATTTCATCAACAATACGAGTTGGACAGGGAAAAAACTTCAAAATTTTGAGAAAATCAAGTGCAATTTTGCATTGGTGGTAAATGAAAGAACGGGTAACAATTTCAAAGGCAGCCTTGTTGTACAGGCGGTTCGACCTGTATTCGGAACTACTTACGAAACACCTCTGATGAACATCAATGATACCAATTTCGGATTTGAATATTTGGAAAATGAAAACTTAACTTTCAATGAGAGGCAGTTTTCGGGGAAGAATTTAATTGATGTCATCAGCTATTATGTGTACACGATTTTGGGTTATGATGGCGACAGTTTCAAAGTTCAAGGTGGGCAACCTTGGTTTGAAAAAGCTCAGAAAATCTCAAACAATTCGATGAACCAGAATTTTGCGGGATGGTCGGTAATGGAAGGTCCGAAAACTCGAGGTGCCCTAATCGACAACATGATGAAGCCTGAACAAAACACCTTGCGAAATCTTTATTATACCTATCACAGAGCGGGGTTAGACAACTTAGGAAAACAAGACCAGTCATCCGGAAAAAAAATAATTTTCGATGCCTTGATGCAGCTAAAAGCATACGAGAATAATTTCCAGATGAACTATCCTGTAAATGTTTTCATCGATAGCAAAAAGCAGGAAATCTTCGATATTTTCAGCACGGGAAATAACGCCAATGTGAACATCAACGATTTGAAGGCACTTTTTGTAATTCTATCTCCAAAAGATATCGACAGCAAGTGGAACAAATGGAAATAA